From Centropristis striata isolate RG_2023a ecotype Rhode Island chromosome 16, C.striata_1.0, whole genome shotgun sequence, a single genomic window includes:
- the six4a gene encoding homeobox protein SIX4a: MSSSSAGEVTTASDIKRENVKEVDKRECIKLVALDAAELSMERNTDAVRTELLVSAASSLAFSPEQVACVCEALQQGGNVDRLARFLWSLPQSDLLRGNESILKAQALVAFHQARYQELYSILENHSFSPSNHTFLQDLWYKARYTEAEKARGRPLGAVDKYRIRRKYPLPRTIWDGEETVYCFKERSRNALKDLYNQNRYPSPAEKRNLAKITGLSLTQVSNWFKNRRQRDRNPSEAQSKSESDGNHSTEDESSKGQEELSPRPLSNSSDGVITHGTLPIQTGPLDSGVVIQQIGDIKLPPGSSSGGLYNGSLVSSNASSTVFHNGSSSYLHTPGNILFNGLNLGIQPLAFNPLRPSGGVLLGGSGMDMQMQTGQEKGLGSSAEDSALQYASYAGCVNGAEVKLEGVHTMAAQNGGSSVLTFSSSSGALQLGGYSLVQVPSGVSDSDGSSLLNSDVGLPPLQLSSAPSSSQQGSMPLNNIAVSSSSDDSFQQQDKLAMTSLHHSTVLYSMSNAGQPSIKKEPLEGGVYTSYHHGLHLDPSGQLSYTTPNSEDVPSSQGPASTTEVSAVSSSSPEPEVYTTLTVSTPLMAQTDSHHLQPAEYLGGHEVRGPSSHLMGPCMNSNYMNLSENKVEGSGSGGVSEMVRVMCGDMEAVEGKELAKLQTVQMEEDMADL, translated from the exons atgtcttcttcttctgccgGAGAAGTCACAACAGCAAGTGACATCAAGAGGGAAAATGTGAAGGAGGTGGATAAGCGGGAGTGCATCAAGCTTGTGGCGCTGGACGCGGCGGAGTTGTCCATGGAGCGCAACACGGACGCGGTGCGCACGGAGCTGTTGGTGAGCGCCGCTTCCTCCCTGGCTTTCTCCCCGGAGCAAGTGGCGTGTGTCTGCGAGGCTTTGCAGCAGGGGGGTAATGTGGACCGGCTGGCCAGGTTCCTGTGGTCCCTGCCACAGAGCGACCTGCTACGCGGCAACGAAAGCATCCTGAAAGCCCAAGCCCTCGTTGCTTTCCACCAGGCGCGGTACCAGGAGCTGTACAGTATTTTGGAGAACCACAGCTTCAGTCCGTCCAACCACACCTTTCTGCAAGATCTGTGGTACAAGGCCCGGTACACCGAGGCGGAGAAGGCGCGGGGGAGACCCCTGGGCGCCGTGGACAAGTACCGGATCCGTAGAAAGTACCCTCTCCCCAGGACTATCTGGGACGGCGAGGAGACTGTGTATTGTTTCAAGGAGAGGTCCCGGAACGCGCTGAAGGATCTGTACAACCAGAATAGGTACCCCTCTCCTGCCGAGAAAAGAAACCTCGCCAAGATTACTGGACTCTCCTTGACCCAGGTCAGCAACTGGTTCAAAAACagaaggcagagagacagaaaccCGTCCGAGGCACAGTCAAAAAG TGAATCTGATGGAAACCACAGCACAGAGGATGAGTCGAGCAAAGGCCAGGAGGAGTTGTCTCCCCGGCCTCTCTCTAACTCCTCAGATGGGGTGATCACCCATGGGACCCTTCCCATTCAAACAGGGCCTCTGGACAGTGGGGTGGTCATCCAGCAGATCGGGGACATCAAGCTGCCTCCTGGATCCAGCAGTGGCGGTCTCTACAACGGAAGTCTCGTGAGCAGTAACGCCTCCTCCACCGTGTTTCACAATGGTAGCTCGTCTTACCTGCACACACCTGGAAACATCCTCTTCAACGGGCTCAATCTGGGCATCCAGCCGCTGGCCTTCAACCCTCTGAGGCCGTCTGGAGGGGTGCTGCTGGGGGGCTCCGGTATGGACATGCAGATGCAGACAGGGCAGGAGAAGGGACTGGGGAGCTCTGCTGAGGACTCGGCCCTGCAGTACGCCTCCTACGCAGGCTGTGTGAACGGAGCGGAGGTGAAGCTGGAGGGAGTTCACACCATGGCCGCTCAGAACGGAGGCTCCTCTGTGCTCACGTTCAGCTCCTCGTCAGGTGCGCTGCAGCTGGGTGGCTACAGTCTGGTCCAGGTTCCAAGTGGAGTCTCTGACAGCGACGGCAGCTCATTACTCAACAGCGACGTAGGTCTTCCTCCACTGCAGCTCTCTTCTGCCCCATCCTCCTCACAACAAG GTTCCATGCCTCTGAACAACATAGCGGTGAGTTCCTCCAGCGACGACTCGTTCCAGCAGCAGGACAAGTTGGCCATGACGTCCCTGCACCACAGCACAGTCCTCTACAGCATGAGCAACGCCGGCCAGCCGTCCATCAAGAAGGAGCCTCTGGAGGGCGGCGTCTACACCTCGTACCACCACGGGCTCCACCTGGACCCCAGCGGGCAGCTCAGCTACACCACCCCCAACTCAGAAGATGTTCCCTCCAGCCAAGGTCCCGCCTCGACCACCGAGGTCTCTGCCGTTAGCTCGTCCAGCCCCGAACCAGAGGTCTACACCACCCTCACCGTCAGCACGCCTCTGATGGCCCAAACGGACAGCCACCACCTACAGCCCGCAGAGTATCTCGGGGGCCACGAGGTCCGGGGGCCGTCCTCGCACCTGATGGGCCCCTGCATGAACAGCAACTACATGAACCTTTCAGAGAACAAGGTGGAGGGCTCGGGCTCCGGAGGCGTGAGCGAGATGGTGCGGGTGATGTGTGGGGACATGGAGGCTGTGGAGGGGAAGGAGCTAGCCAAACTACAGACAGTCCAGATGGAGGAGGACATGgctgacctttaa
- the LOC131988278 gene encoding homeobox protein six1b, translating to MSILPSFGFTQEQVACVCEVLQQGGNLERLGRFLWSLPACDHLHKNESVLKAKAVVAFHRGNFRELYKILESHQFSPHNHPKLQQLWLKAHYVEAEKLRGRPLGAVGKYRVRRKFPLPRTIWDGEETSYCFKEKSRGVLREWYTHNPYPSPREKRELAEATGLTTTQVSNWFKNRRQRDRAAEAKERENSENSNAGGNKQNQLSPLDGGKSLMSSSEDEFSPPQSPDQNSALLLQGNMNHPGASSYPMSGLGPPQPVHSMHGHPHQLQDSLLGPLTSSLVDLGS from the exons ATGTCTATATTACCGTCATTCGGCTTTACGCAGGAGCAAGTGGCGTGCGTCTGCgaggtgctgcagcagggagggAACCTGGAGAGGCTCGGCCGCTTCCTGTGGTCTCTACCCGCCTGCGATCACCTCCACAAGAACGAGAGCGTCCTCAAAGCCAAGGCGGTGGTGGCCTTTCACCGGGGGAACTTCAGAGAGCTTTACAAGATCCTGGAGAGCCACCAGTTCTCTCCGCACAACCACCCGAAGCTACAGCAGCTGTGGCTGAAGGCGCACTACGTGGAGGCGGAGAAGCTGCGCGGCCGGCCGCTCGGAGCTGTAGGGAAGTACCGGGTGCGGAGGAAATTCCCGTTGCCCCGCACGATATGGGACGGCGAGGAGACCAGCTACTGCTTTAAGGAGAAGTCCAGGGGTGTCCTGAGAGAGTGGTACACGCACAACCCCTACCCGTCCCCGCGGGAAAAGAGAGAGCTGGCCGAGGCCACAGGACTGACCACCACGCAGGTCAGCAACTGGTTCAAAAACAGacggcagagagacagagccgCGGAGGCCAAGGAGAG AGAGAACAGTGAAAACAGCAACGCAGGCGGCAACAAACAGAACCAGCTGTCCCCGCTGGACGGAGGGAAGTCTCTCATGTCCAGCTCGGAGGACGAGTTTTCTCCCCCTCAGAGCCCCGACCAGAACTCAGCGCTTTTGCTCCAGGGCAACATGAACCACCCCGGGGCCTCCTCGTACCCCATGTCCGGCCTGGGGCCCCCACAGCCGGTGCACAGCATGCACGGACACCCGCACCAGCTGCAGGACTCCTTGTTGGGACCTCTAACCTCCAGCCTTGTGGATTTGGGCTCTTAA